The Methanococcoides methylutens MM1 genome has a window encoding:
- a CDS encoding DNA-directed DNA polymerase translates to MNFQILDADYFRENERPVVRLFGRSDNGESVCCLVPGFEPYFYLSASGDLKKLGQEIKERFDVVKDIEVVERFEPIGYQETKQPMLKVTTFDPRNVPEIRDEVAGMIGVREIYETDILFRNRFLIDKGFKGMGWVSAEDDADVAKGDLLCDHAVRSSELTEVDRIANSPLKYMAFDIECLPHDGGMPTPDVSPIIMVSFAFEPAYNGHSTIVLVKKEVEGVDDDVEMFTKESDLLNRFFEIITEYDPDVITGYNINDFDVPYIVDRVNVLNESGAGIKPIVGRDSRNLSYRKIISRTMVSIPGRVVVDALPLIRQQFSLKRYTLRNVSKELLDREKLDVAPADMQEHWNDNGEKIRKFVDYARRDSELALELLLELKLLDKYIALSRVSGVLLQDTVSGGQTNMVEHILMTEFGKQGRVMSTKPDDETSAYRRKQNESLKGGAVLEPEKGLHENVIVLDYKSLYPTIMMAHNLCYTTVVKPGSYPEDDIIRSPSKGEFVKPDIFKGVVPSVLEYLLDQRVKTKQLMKKADDEGEYRVLDATQLALKILLNSFYGYSGYARARLYSLQMANSVTSIGRDNIARTEDIVCNRIGTVVLRDNAAYLTDEAGDIGEGDKVVKLSVAYGDTDSVFVHCKKDCDEEFAEDEFSLEDSALVGRKVASIVTASLPDPMELEFEAAAKRVLLVAKKRYAQWLFEPTNDGWKDKIKVKGLETVRRDWCELTSKMLIRVLELVLKEGDIDGSVHHVRELVDRVRNLDVQKDADIVEDLVLTKSFSKSPSSYKNKQPHLTVVENIERRTGVRPSIGERIPFVITAGKGLFVDRAEDPEYVREHNITLDVDYYIQKQMLPPVERILGVFGVDVATLNHDSKQKGLFDFDTSSEEKVETVKRVCRTGEQPSQQQDQKTQSSLFDF, encoded by the coding sequence ATGAATTTCCAGATCCTGGATGCAGACTATTTCCGCGAAAATGAACGACCTGTAGTACGCCTTTTTGGCAGGTCTGACAATGGAGAGAGCGTTTGTTGTCTTGTTCCGGGATTTGAGCCTTATTTTTATCTTAGTGCATCAGGCGATCTTAAGAAGCTGGGTCAGGAAATAAAAGAAAGGTTCGATGTCGTAAAAGATATTGAAGTTGTGGAGAGGTTCGAGCCGATTGGTTACCAGGAAACAAAACAACCAATGCTCAAGGTCACCACATTCGACCCGCGCAACGTTCCTGAGATAAGGGACGAAGTTGCAGGAATGATTGGTGTCAGGGAGATCTATGAAACGGATATCCTGTTCAGGAACAGGTTCCTCATTGACAAAGGTTTCAAGGGCATGGGCTGGGTAAGCGCTGAAGATGATGCTGATGTAGCTAAAGGTGATCTGTTATGTGACCATGCCGTAAGGTCTTCAGAACTGACTGAGGTTGACAGGATTGCCAACTCACCACTGAAATATATGGCCTTTGACATTGAGTGTCTGCCTCATGATGGCGGTATGCCCACACCAGATGTATCACCTATCATAATGGTCAGTTTTGCCTTTGAACCTGCCTACAATGGGCACAGTACCATTGTGCTGGTGAAAAAGGAGGTAGAAGGTGTTGATGATGACGTAGAGATGTTCACGAAAGAATCAGACCTCCTCAATCGTTTCTTTGAGATCATCACGGAATACGATCCTGATGTGATCACCGGCTATAATATCAATGATTTTGATGTCCCCTATATCGTAGACAGGGTGAACGTCCTGAACGAATCCGGTGCAGGCATCAAACCGATCGTTGGAAGGGATTCCAGAAACTTAAGTTACCGCAAGATCATAAGCCGCACAATGGTATCCATACCCGGAAGGGTTGTTGTGGATGCTCTTCCACTTATCAGGCAGCAGTTCAGCCTGAAAAGGTACACCCTGCGCAATGTTTCAAAGGAGTTGCTTGATCGGGAAAAGCTCGACGTTGCACCGGCTGACATGCAAGAACACTGGAATGATAACGGTGAGAAGATAAGGAAGTTCGTAGATTATGCCAGGCGTGACTCTGAGCTTGCCCTTGAACTTTTGCTCGAGCTGAAGCTTCTGGATAAGTATATTGCTCTGTCAAGGGTCAGCGGTGTCCTGCTGCAGGACACGGTCAGTGGTGGCCAGACCAATATGGTGGAACATATCCTGATGACCGAGTTCGGAAAACAGGGCAGGGTAATGTCCACAAAGCCGGATGATGAGACCTCGGCCTACAGGCGTAAACAGAATGAGAGCCTTAAAGGCGGTGCTGTTCTTGAGCCGGAGAAGGGTCTTCATGAGAACGTGATCGTTCTGGACTACAAATCCCTTTATCCTACTATTATGATGGCTCACAACCTCTGCTATACGACGGTTGTGAAGCCAGGTTCATATCCTGAAGATGACATTATCAGATCCCCTTCAAAAGGAGAATTTGTTAAACCCGATATATTCAAAGGTGTGGTGCCATCAGTTCTTGAATACCTGCTTGACCAGAGGGTCAAGACAAAGCAATTGATGAAAAAGGCAGATGATGAAGGAGAATATCGCGTCCTTGATGCAACACAGCTTGCCCTGAAGATCCTGCTCAACAGTTTCTATGGCTATTCAGGCTATGCCCGTGCAAGGCTCTATAGCCTCCAGATGGCCAATTCTGTGACAAGCATAGGCAGGGATAACATAGCAAGGACAGAGGATATTGTCTGTAACAGGATCGGTACTGTGGTTCTCAGGGACAATGCAGCCTATCTCACAGACGAGGCCGGAGATATCGGGGAAGGCGATAAGGTCGTAAAACTCTCTGTGGCTTACGGTGATACGGACAGTGTTTTTGTCCATTGCAAAAAGGATTGCGATGAGGAGTTCGCAGAGGATGAGTTCTCACTTGAAGATTCAGCATTGGTGGGGAGAAAAGTTGCAAGCATTGTCACAGCATCGCTGCCTGACCCCATGGAGCTTGAATTCGAGGCAGCTGCCAAGCGTGTCCTTCTGGTAGCCAAGAAAAGGTATGCACAGTGGCTCTTTGAGCCGACGAACGACGGTTGGAAGGACAAGATAAAGGTAAAGGGCCTTGAAACGGTACGTCGTGACTGGTGTGAGCTGACATCAAAGATGCTTATTAGAGTTCTTGAGCTTGTGCTAAAGGAAGGTGACATTGACGGTTCCGTTCATCACGTGCGCGAACTTGTTGACAGGGTACGCAACCTGGATGTTCAGAAGGATGCCGATATTGTTGAAGACCTGGTACTTACAAAGAGCTTCTCCAAATCTCCTTCTAGCTATAAGAATAAACAGCCCCACCTTACCGTAGTGGAGAATATCGAAAGGCGTACAGGGGTGCGGCCTTCTATTGGTGAGAGGATACCTTTTGTTATAACCGCAGGCAAAGGTCTTTTCGTAGATCGTGCAGAGGATCCTGAATATGTGCGTGAGCACAATATTACACTGGATGTGGACTACTATATACAGAAGCAAATGTTACCTCCTGTGGAGCGTATCCTTGGCGTTTTTGGTGTTGATGTGGCTACACTGAATCACGATTCAAAACAAAAAGGGCTCTTTGATTTTGATACCTCTTCCGAGGAAAAGGTCGAGACCGTCAAGAGGGTTTGCAGGACAGGCGAACAGC
- a CDS encoding S-layer protein domain-containing protein codes for MKSLLAITMAALMVLSFVSVASAADSVEIRGPVYNATDFSTGPATWTVNAQNFAGFWYDIDDGKSSETLVITASETNDDRKLVDDTDSLVYTAAIQGGIAPEFNFSKEDDVNTALTYQKIGFLAEEYVPLVEDDASMLTKLLMDDDEDYTMRTGESLELGEGYALTPKQIDVDGNKVWLEITKDGEFVDDAVISTSDADKEEKTWYYEQEVLGEDVVTLIVHVDEVFQGQVDSLCVIEGIWQISDDAMEIEVDDEFGKMIVTQVGTSVEMKLDESITLDEDDTYDLMEDLSFVVADDSANLRFYLAKTITEPGTYEVRGTVIESPSGVNTWTANGETAFAGFWYDLDEDETSETLNVWGVSDGDRKINDDPVELNYTTTLISGIAPEFNFSKEDDVNTALTYQKIGFLAEEYVPIVEDDASMLTKLLMDDDESYTMRTGQSLELMEGYALTPKQIDVDGNKVWLEITKDGEFLDDAVISTSDADKEEKTWYYEQEVLGEDVVTFIVHVDEVFQGQVDSLCVIEGIWQISDDAMEIEVDDEFGKLIVTEDGTSKTIVMELDESITLDEDDSYELTEDISFKVADNTSVLRYYPFVEKTVDGEGPVVEEPVEEPVEEPVEEPVEDGNETVNETVEEPVEEPVEEPVEEPADEPVPGFEAVFAIAGLLAVAYLVRRN; via the coding sequence ATGAAAAGCTTATTAGCAATCACAATGGCTGCTCTCATGGTACTGAGCTTTGTATCAGTAGCAAGTGCAGCAGACTCCGTTGAGATCAGAGGTCCAGTATATAACGCCACTGATTTCAGCACTGGTCCAGCTACCTGGACAGTAAATGCACAGAACTTTGCTGGTTTCTGGTATGATATTGATGACGGAAAGTCCAGTGAGACTCTTGTTATCACTGCTTCAGAAACTAATGATGACAGGAAGCTTGTCGATGACACAGATTCCCTTGTTTACACAGCAGCCATTCAGGGCGGCATCGCTCCTGAATTCAACTTCAGTAAAGAGGATGACGTCAACACAGCACTTACCTACCAGAAGATCGGATTCCTTGCAGAGGAGTACGTGCCTCTCGTTGAAGACGATGCATCAATGCTTACCAAACTTCTCATGGACGATGACGAAGACTACACCATGAGGACTGGCGAGTCCCTTGAACTCGGTGAAGGCTACGCACTTACACCAAAGCAGATCGATGTTGATGGTAACAAGGTCTGGCTCGAGATCACCAAAGACGGTGAGTTCGTCGATGACGCAGTTATCAGCACATCCGACGCTGACAAAGAAGAGAAGACCTGGTACTACGAGCAGGAAGTTCTCGGAGAAGATGTCGTAACACTCATTGTCCATGTCGATGAAGTATTCCAGGGTCAGGTCGACAGCCTTTGTGTAATCGAAGGTATCTGGCAGATTTCTGACGATGCAATGGAAATCGAAGTTGACGATGAATTCGGTAAGATGATCGTAACTCAGGTTGGTACCTCTGTCGAAATGAAGCTCGATGAGTCAATCACCCTCGATGAGGATGACACATATGATCTCATGGAAGACCTCAGCTTCGTTGTTGCTGACGATTCCGCAAACCTCAGATTCTACCTCGCTAAGACCATCACAGAGCCAGGCACCTATGAGGTACGTGGTACTGTAATCGAGAGCCCTTCAGGAGTAAACACCTGGACAGCAAACGGCGAAACAGCCTTTGCTGGTTTCTGGTATGACCTTGACGAAGACGAGACTTCCGAAACATTGAATGTATGGGGAGTTTCCGACGGTGACAGAAAGATCAATGATGATCCTGTAGAACTTAATTACACTACAACCCTTATCTCTGGCATCGCTCCTGAATTCAACTTCAGTAAAGAGGATGACGTCAACACAGCACTTACCTACCAGAAGATCGGATTCCTTGCAGAGGAGTACGTGCCTATCGTTGAAGACGATGCATCAATGCTTACCAAGCTTCTCATGGACGATGACGAGAGTTACACCATGAGGACCGGTCAGTCACTTGAGCTTATGGAAGGCTATGCACTTACACCAAAGCAAATCGATGTTGATGGTAACAAGGTCTGGCTCGAGATCACCAAAGACGGTGAGTTCCTCGATGACGCAGTTATCAGCACATCCGACGCTGACAAAGAAGAGAAGACCTGGTACTACGAGCAGGAAGTTCTTGGAGAAGATGTCGTAACATTCATTGTCCACGTCGATGAAGTATTCCAGGGTCAGGTCGACAGCCTTTGTGTAATCGAAGGTATCTGGCAGATCTCTGACGATGCAATGGAAATCGAAGTTGACGATGAATTCGGTAAGTTGATCGTAACCGAAGATGGTACCTCAAAGACTATTGTCATGGAGCTTGATGAGTCAATAACTCTCGATGAGGATGATTCTTATGAGCTTACAGAAGACATTAGCTTCAAGGTTGCAGACAACACTTCTGTACTTAGGTACTATCCATTCGTCGAGAAGACCGTCGATGGTGAAGGTCCAGTAGTCGAGGAGCCTGTTGAGGAGCCAGTCGAGGAGCCTGTTGAGGAACCAGTCGAGGATGGCAACGAAACAGTCAACGAAACAGTCGAAGAGCCTGTTGAAGAGCCTGTTGAGGAGCCAGTCGAAGAGCCAGCAGATGAGCCAGTACCTGGTTTTGAAGCAGTCTTCGCAATTGCAGGTCTCCTTGCAGTAGCATACCTTGTCAGAAGGAACTAA
- a CDS encoding ATPase domain-containing protein: MFEGSASEEISMEDEMNRVKTGVPGFDELCGGGLIRDRSYLVSGTSGAGKTNFSVQYIYNGITKYGENGIIVATEERPEQIRENVLKFGWDLQALEDEGKLVIIDACSTKIGIPSQEKYVDVRPFDTRSMMDQIIATQEEIDAKRCLVDSTTSISFYLHDPAKIRVELLKLSTTLEVIGLTSLMTCEIVNEKEPSRFGVETFVTDGTFVLHYDMRETVRTRTIEIFKMRGSDHSKKLHPYDITSEGFVIHPHEQVFAPF, encoded by the coding sequence ATGTTCGAAGGGTCAGCCTCTGAAGAGATATCAATGGAAGATGAAATGAACAGGGTCAAGACCGGTGTTCCCGGATTTGACGAACTTTGCGGAGGAGGACTTATCCGCGACCGTTCCTACCTCGTATCCGGTACATCCGGTGCAGGTAAGACAAACTTTTCCGTCCAGTACATCTATAATGGTATCACAAAATACGGTGAGAACGGAATCATCGTCGCAACGGAAGAAAGACCTGAGCAGATCAGGGAGAACGTCCTAAAGTTCGGATGGGACCTGCAGGCACTGGAAGATGAAGGCAAGCTTGTAATCATCGACGCATGCTCCACCAAGATCGGCATTCCTTCACAGGAAAAATATGTCGATGTCAGGCCTTTTGACACTCGCTCCATGATGGACCAGATCATTGCAACCCAGGAAGAGATCGATGCTAAGAGATGCCTTGTCGACTCAACAACTTCCATCAGTTTCTACCTCCACGATCCTGCAAAGATACGCGTGGAACTTCTCAAGCTCAGTACAACACTGGAAGTGATAGGACTGACCTCACTGATGACATGTGAGATCGTCAATGAGAAAGAACCATCAAGGTTCGGTGTGGAGACATTCGTAACAGACGGTACCTTTGTACTTCACTACGACATGCGTGAAACGGTCCGCACCCGTACCATTGAGATATTCAAGATGCGTGGTTCAGACCACAGTAAGAAACTGCACCCATACGATATCACATCAGAAGGCTTTGTCATACACCCACACGAACAGGTGTTTGCTCCATTCTGA
- a CDS encoding cation-transporting P-type ATPase, translating into MDYENADIDSVLADLKSSKEGLSEEEAAKRLLEYGFNELEEKTKVTPLKVLIRQFANFIVWVLLAAAIMSLTIDEIVNFWVIIGTIAFVILLGFVQEFKAEKAMEALKKMVQPVTHVLRNGVVTEVPTKNVVVGDVLVLETGDKIAADALVFELHGLKVDESAITGESMSIEKISGDMIFSGTQIVHGKCRAVVTAVGMQSRLGMIAGMIQESEVKTPLQQKIAELSKSLAVIALVASGLTFMLGYFTGAPTEEMMIIALALAVAAVPEGLPLTMTITLAYGMHRMAEHNAIVRKMLGVETLGSTTVICTDKTGTLTKNEMTVQKIYAGNKYFDLTGIGYDPQGSLLKNEETVDLEKNPTLNMLLKAASLCNNSSMVQRQGKWDVVGDPTEVALIVAASKADVWKDDLDTEYEKLHEIMFTSERKLMTTIHSSVEGRIAFCKGAPEFILQKCISIENDDGVRDLGEDDVERILSENLELASSAYRVLGISYRKLPEGLPVEESESELTFLGLVAMIDPERKEAKDAIALCNQAGIRVVMITGDNEETAKAIGKKIGLSPDYDGSVEQMNGKLRHIIDDGAVTGSELLTLDDEEFDSVVEGISVYARVMPEQKLRIVQALQNRGHVVAMTGDGVNDAPALKKADIGISMGIKGTDVAKESSLMILQDDNFETIVEAVKRGRGIYENIEKFTTYLVSRNFTEVILIMLGITLLGFELIPLLALQILFINLFGEVMPSISLGLDPIRNEVMFETPRKRGERILKKRNLLLMVSIALTMGLVCFLVFMFSDPVGNIERARTMTFATILSMILFIPFVFRSLTVSALSVGIFSNKLMLVGVASTFLLTLTVMYVPYLANIFEIVALGPVEWVIPVSAAFTTLFIAEAIKKIVASSGI; encoded by the coding sequence ATGGATTATGAAAATGCTGATATTGATTCTGTTCTTGCGGACCTGAAGAGCTCAAAAGAGGGACTTTCAGAAGAAGAGGCAGCAAAAAGGTTGCTTGAATATGGGTTTAATGAACTTGAGGAAAAGACGAAGGTAACTCCTCTCAAGGTCCTGATCCGACAGTTTGCGAATTTCATTGTGTGGGTTCTGCTGGCAGCAGCTATCATGTCATTAACGATAGATGAGATCGTTAATTTCTGGGTAATTATTGGTACCATAGCTTTCGTCATACTTTTGGGTTTTGTCCAGGAGTTCAAGGCTGAAAAGGCCATGGAGGCCCTCAAGAAGATGGTCCAGCCGGTAACCCATGTTCTAAGGAACGGTGTTGTGACCGAGGTTCCCACAAAAAACGTTGTTGTTGGTGATGTACTGGTACTTGAAACCGGTGACAAGATAGCAGCTGATGCACTTGTTTTTGAGTTACACGGCCTTAAGGTTGATGAATCGGCGATAACAGGGGAGAGCATGTCCATAGAAAAGATTTCAGGAGACATGATCTTTTCAGGAACACAGATCGTTCATGGAAAATGTAGGGCTGTTGTAACAGCTGTGGGCATGCAGAGCAGGCTTGGAATGATAGCTGGTATGATACAGGAAAGTGAAGTAAAGACACCTCTCCAGCAAAAGATAGCAGAACTTTCTAAAAGCCTTGCTGTTATCGCTCTTGTTGCTTCAGGTCTCACTTTTATGCTTGGATACTTTACCGGTGCACCTACTGAGGAAATGATGATCATAGCCCTTGCACTGGCAGTAGCTGCGGTTCCGGAAGGTTTGCCTCTGACCATGACGATCACGCTGGCATATGGTATGCACAGGATGGCAGAACACAACGCAATAGTAAGGAAAATGCTGGGTGTCGAAACACTGGGTTCCACAACGGTTATCTGTACTGATAAGACCGGAACCCTGACAAAGAACGAGATGACCGTTCAGAAGATATACGCAGGAAATAAGTACTTTGATCTTACTGGGATAGGCTATGATCCACAAGGATCTCTGTTAAAGAATGAAGAGACTGTGGATCTGGAAAAGAATCCAACTCTTAATATGTTGCTGAAGGCAGCATCATTGTGTAATAATTCTTCCATGGTACAAAGGCAGGGAAAATGGGATGTTGTCGGTGATCCTACTGAAGTTGCATTGATCGTTGCAGCTTCAAAAGCTGATGTCTGGAAAGATGATCTTGATACTGAATATGAAAAGCTTCATGAGATCATGTTCACTTCCGAAAGGAAGCTGATGACCACGATACACAGTAGTGTTGAGGGCAGGATAGCTTTCTGCAAAGGTGCACCTGAATTTATCCTTCAAAAATGCATATCCATTGAGAACGATGATGGTGTACGTGATCTAGGTGAGGATGATGTTGAGAGGATATTGAGTGAGAACTTAGAGCTTGCAAGTTCTGCGTATCGTGTTCTTGGTATATCATACAGGAAGCTTCCCGAAGGGTTGCCTGTGGAAGAATCAGAGAGCGAGCTTACATTCCTTGGACTTGTTGCCATGATAGATCCTGAGAGAAAGGAAGCAAAGGATGCGATAGCCCTTTGCAATCAGGCGGGGATCAGGGTCGTTATGATAACCGGTGATAATGAGGAGACTGCAAAGGCTATCGGGAAGAAGATAGGTTTATCTCCTGATTATGATGGTTCTGTTGAGCAAATGAACGGGAAGCTAAGACACATCATTGACGATGGGGCTGTAACAGGAAGTGAGCTTCTGACCCTCGATGATGAGGAATTCGATTCTGTTGTAGAGGGTATCAGTGTCTATGCAAGGGTCATGCCTGAGCAAAAGCTAAGGATAGTTCAGGCATTGCAGAACCGTGGTCATGTTGTTGCAATGACCGGAGACGGGGTCAACGATGCACCGGCACTGAAGAAAGCAGATATTGGTATTTCAATGGGTATCAAAGGTACCGATGTTGCAAAGGAATCCAGTCTTATGATCCTTCAGGATGATAATTTCGAGACCATTGTGGAAGCTGTAAAACGTGGTCGTGGTATCTATGAGAACATTGAGAAGTTCACGACCTATCTGGTCTCAAGGAACTTTACCGAGGTGATACTTATCATGCTGGGAATAACGCTCCTTGGATTTGAACTGATACCACTTCTGGCATTACAGATTCTGTTCATCAATTTGTTCGGAGAGGTCATGCCATCAATTTCACTGGGACTTGACCCTATAAGGAATGAAGTAATGTTTGAAACCCCACGCAAACGAGGGGAAAGGATACTGAAAAAGAGAAATCTGTTACTCATGGTCAGCATTGCTCTGACAATGGGTCTGGTATGTTTCCTGGTGTTCATGTTCTCAGATCCCGTGGGTAATATAGAAAGGGCACGTACAATGACCTTCGCCACCATTTTGAGTATGATATTGTTCATCCCTTTCGTGTTCAGGTCACTGACAGTATCGGCGTTAAGCGTTGGAATTTTCAGCAACAAGCTGATGCTTGTAGGAGTAGCCAGTACATTTTTGCTGACACTTACAGTAATGTATGTCCCATATCTTGCTAATATATTCGAGATTGTAGCTCTTGGGCCTGTGGAATGGGTAATTCCTGTCTCAGCAGCCTTTACAACACTTTTTATTGCTGAAGCGATAAAGAAAATAGTAGCAAGCAGCGGAATATGA
- a CDS encoding pyridoxamine 5'-phosphate oxidase family protein, whose product MECQCTPEIKERISEYLKNHPYLNLATVSPEGKPMVHSMGYVSAGPVVYMGTGKDTRKFQNIEQNPSVAFTVDEDSLDVFNITGVQIEGKASIVTDENEIQTYIQLVMEKYPFAKDMPENPDNRIIKIEPTKAFFLDYSVEFGFRYEVDY is encoded by the coding sequence ATGGAATGCCAATGTACTCCGGAGATCAAAGAACGTATTAGCGAATACCTGAAAAATCATCCATACCTGAATCTTGCTACTGTCAGTCCCGAAGGAAAACCAATGGTCCACAGCATGGGTTATGTCTCAGCAGGACCTGTTGTCTACATGGGAACAGGCAAGGACACAAGGAAATTCCAGAATATAGAACAGAATCCTTCAGTTGCATTCACTGTAGATGAAGACAGTCTTGATGTTTTCAATATAACCGGCGTCCAGATTGAAGGAAAGGCATCTATTGTCACTGATGAAAATGAAATCCAGACCTATATCCAGTTGGTGATGGAAAAATACCCGTTTGCAAAAGATATGCCAGAGAACCCCGATAACAGAATAATAAAGATCGAACCAACAAAGGCATTCTTCCTTGACTATAGTGTGGAGTTCGGGTTCAGGTACGAAGTCGATTACTGA
- a CDS encoding PAS domain-containing protein, whose translation MESNISGKNVASGSESALGKVLDRKEVLERIIDNSPVIAFLWTAEDVPEEKWPVEYVSGNVSLLGYTVEEFVSGRLHYADIVHPDDLKMVEDTLRQRCIQGGDFFDQEYRIVLKSGDVRWVDERTYIQRDDAGNVTHYQGTIFDITEQKFNDIAFEESLKKQKALEDIINHSSTMVFLWRAEDFWPADYASENVSKLGYSAEDFMLGRIVYGDLVHPDDYERVRDTLGEKCDDGSDNYTQEYRVITKDGRVLWVNEKTFILRDKNGEPTHFQGIVQDITKQKESEIALKVSLEKQAELLERKQALETIVNHSPVVAFLWKAGSKDEKELWPVEFVSDNITQFGYTVDEFLSGDILYGNIVHPEDLPEVQMELSDICNEGGKVFVKEYRIRTKSGEERWVEEQTFVQRNDEGVVTDYQGVIQDITERREMVAD comes from the coding sequence ATGGAATCTAACATATCAGGTAAAAATGTTGCAAGTGGTTCTGAAAGTGCATTGGGTAAGGTACTGGACAGGAAAGAAGTGCTTGAAAGGATAATTGATAACAGTCCGGTTATTGCGTTTCTCTGGACGGCAGAAGATGTTCCAGAAGAAAAATGGCCTGTGGAATATGTTTCTGGAAATGTGAGCCTTCTTGGTTACACAGTTGAGGAGTTCGTCTCAGGCCGCCTCCACTATGCTGATATAGTCCACCCCGATGACCTGAAGATGGTGGAAGATACTCTCAGGCAGCGCTGTATACAGGGAGGAGATTTCTTCGATCAGGAATACAGGATCGTCTTAAAGTCCGGTGATGTACGCTGGGTCGATGAGAGAACCTATATCCAGCGGGATGATGCCGGGAACGTAACACATTACCAGGGTACCATCTTTGATATAACGGAGCAGAAGTTCAACGATATTGCCTTTGAGGAATCCCTGAAGAAACAGAAAGCTCTGGAAGATATCATTAACCATAGTTCCACCATGGTCTTCCTGTGGAGAGCAGAGGACTTCTGGCCTGCGGATTATGCTTCTGAGAACGTTTCAAAGCTTGGATATTCAGCCGAGGATTTCATGCTCGGACGTATTGTTTATGGGGATCTGGTCCATCCTGATGACTATGAAAGGGTCAGGGATACACTCGGAGAGAAGTGTGATGATGGCAGTGACAACTATACCCAGGAATACCGTGTGATAACAAAGGATGGAAGGGTATTGTGGGTAAATGAGAAGACTTTCATTCTCAGGGACAAAAACGGAGAGCCTACCCACTTTCAGGGAATTGTTCAGGATATCACAAAGCAGAAAGAAAGTGAGATCGCACTCAAGGTTTCACTTGAAAAGCAGGCTGAACTGCTGGAAAGGAAACAAGCCCTTGAGACAATTGTCAACCACAGCCCCGTGGTAGCTTTCCTCTGGAAGGCAGGATCTAAGGATGAAAAAGAGCTCTGGCCTGTCGAATTCGTTTCAGATAACATTACTCAGTTCGGATATACTGTTGATGAATTCCTCTCGGGGGATATTCTGTATGGTAATATAGTCCATCCGGAGGACCTTCCCGAAGTGCAGATGGAACTTTCGGATATCTGCAATGAGGGTGGCAAGGTCTTTGTCAAGGAATACAGGATAAGGACAAAGTCCGGAGAAGAGAGATGGGTTGAAGAACAGACCTTTGTCCAGCGCAATGATGAAGGTGTTGTAACCGACTATCAGGGAGTTATTCAGGACATCACGGAACGCAGGGAAATGGTTGCTGATTGA